One stretch of Fictibacillus sp. b24 DNA includes these proteins:
- the cspD gene encoding cold-shock protein CspD — protein sequence MQTGKVKWFNAEKGFGFIEVEGGDDVFVHFSAIQSEGFKSLDEGQEVEFEIVDGARGPQAANVTKK from the coding sequence ATGCAAACAGGTAAAGTAAAATGGTTTAACGCAGAAAAAGGTTTTGGATTCATCGAGGTTGAAGGTGGAGACGACGTATTCGTACACTTTTCTGCTATTCAATCTGAAGGATTCAAATCACTTGACGAAGGTCAAGAAGTAGAATTCGAAATCGTTGACGGAGCTCGCGGACCTCAAGCAGCTAACGTAACTAAAAAATAA
- the hpaI gene encoding 2,4-dihydroxyhept-2-ene-1,7-dioic acid aldolase, which translates to MNVEEAKKSLRGSIAPIITPFHDDESLDLDTLKSLIDWHIQSGSHGISVTGTTGEPSSLTLKERELVMETAIKAVNKRVPIVPGTGSTNHQESLHLTKLAQEMGADAAMVIVPYYNKPSQHALYKHFKLIADSVDIPLIIYNIPGRTAVNLEVKTLARLNEDCPNIIGVKESNKDFEHINRVLLNCGRDFLLYSGIELLCYPMLAIGGAGYISATANVLPSKVAEVYNAWDSGNVEEALKLHYDLMPLNDVLFKDTNPAPLKAALGMMGRINPKLRLPMDLPTESLQKEIRSVLADYGLVEKIGSEV; encoded by the coding sequence ATGAACGTAGAAGAAGCAAAAAAATCATTGAGAGGATCCATTGCACCCATCATCACCCCTTTTCATGATGATGAGTCATTGGATCTCGATACACTCAAAAGTTTGATAGACTGGCACATTCAGTCTGGCAGCCACGGAATCTCTGTAACTGGTACAACTGGTGAGCCATCATCATTAACATTAAAAGAACGTGAGCTTGTTATGGAAACAGCGATAAAGGCCGTAAACAAACGTGTGCCAATCGTACCTGGAACAGGATCAACCAACCACCAAGAATCTCTTCACTTAACAAAACTCGCACAAGAAATGGGTGCAGATGCCGCTATGGTAATCGTCCCATACTACAACAAGCCTTCTCAGCATGCTCTATACAAACACTTTAAACTGATCGCTGACTCAGTAGACATTCCACTAATCATCTATAACATCCCAGGAAGAACAGCAGTTAATTTAGAAGTAAAAACACTGGCACGCCTTAACGAAGACTGTCCGAACATTATAGGTGTAAAAGAATCCAATAAAGACTTTGAACACATTAACCGTGTGTTATTAAACTGCGGTCGTGACTTTTTGCTGTATTCAGGCATTGAACTTCTTTGCTACCCGATGCTTGCGATTGGCGGAGCAGGGTACATATCAGCAACAGCAAATGTATTGCCTTCTAAAGTAGCAGAAGTGTATAACGCATGGGATTCTGGAAATGTAGAAGAAGCATTGAAGCTTCATTATGACTTAATGCCATTAAACGATGTTCTCTTTAAAGATACGAATCCAGCGCCGTTAAAAGCAGCACTGGGAATGATGGGCAGAATCAATCCGAAATTAAGACTGCCAATGGACCTGCCAACGGAGTCTCTGCAAAAAGAGATCAGAAGCGTACTTGCTGATTACGGATTAGTAGAAAAAATAGGGAGTGAAGTATAA
- a CDS encoding methyl-accepting chemotaxis protein produces MNPSFASNLQTNKLVTKMLWGMYFLGLGSTYASTKTIDSVMFYGIAGLVILLSLTLWTYRKWAPHAVQYYVVIGLTLLTIIMADSNPKISTYLMTYVCLAVITLYHNYISILLSGICGLLLTNFFFFQYKDTMFAGQDPKIIISLNVFLIVITAALVAQAKMGQRMQENILSAEKQAENDKKKLQHLLAKIQDASENLHRFSQSVKENVSRTGEISSNITYAFTEVAKGVESQAVSVGGMSQSVTSTNDVAKGLFQHSNDMKQLSEQTAAITKAGENQVSELTSKMKKANELMNQTNTLMHELNAQSESIEGILTTIEEISSQTNLLALNAAIEAARAGDQGRGFAVVADEVRRLAEDSQNSTKQIASILGEIRSKAQQAAQFVNGSQGVVTSSLEATQKTADNFSQILLNTDQVAVQSSQVQELINQLYESTGYIVGEIQSVSGIAETSSGSVEEVLASVEEQHRCVEEVVESFNQFEALTSELNNLVKE; encoded by the coding sequence TTGAATCCTTCATTTGCCTCAAATTTACAAACCAACAAGCTTGTTACAAAAATGTTATGGGGAATGTATTTTCTAGGACTAGGAAGTACTTATGCTAGTACGAAGACCATCGATAGTGTTATGTTCTACGGTATAGCCGGATTGGTTATCCTTCTCTCACTTACCCTATGGACGTATCGAAAATGGGCTCCCCACGCTGTTCAATATTATGTTGTTATTGGTCTTACTTTGCTGACTATTATTATGGCAGACTCTAATCCAAAGATCTCCACTTACCTCATGACTTATGTTTGCTTAGCTGTTATCACGTTATATCACAATTACATTTCTATCTTACTATCGGGTATTTGCGGTTTATTGTTAACGAATTTTTTCTTTTTTCAATACAAAGACACAATGTTTGCGGGACAAGACCCTAAAATAATCATATCATTAAACGTGTTTCTAATCGTTATTACTGCGGCGCTTGTCGCTCAAGCAAAAATGGGTCAGCGAATGCAAGAGAATATTTTAAGCGCTGAAAAACAAGCAGAAAACGACAAAAAGAAGCTTCAGCATTTATTAGCAAAAATCCAAGATGCATCAGAGAATCTGCATAGATTTAGCCAATCGGTAAAAGAGAACGTTTCAAGAACTGGAGAGATCTCAAGCAACATCACATACGCTTTTACCGAAGTTGCAAAAGGCGTAGAATCACAGGCAGTTAGTGTCGGCGGAATGAGTCAATCGGTAACTAGTACAAACGATGTAGCAAAGGGACTGTTTCAGCACTCTAACGATATGAAACAACTATCTGAACAAACGGCAGCTATTACAAAAGCTGGAGAAAACCAAGTATCCGAGCTCACTTCAAAAATGAAGAAAGCAAACGAACTTATGAATCAAACGAATACGTTGATGCACGAATTGAATGCACAGAGTGAATCGATCGAAGGCATTTTAACGACGATAGAAGAAATCTCCTCACAAACAAACCTGCTCGCTTTAAATGCAGCTATTGAAGCAGCACGTGCTGGCGACCAAGGCAGAGGGTTTGCAGTTGTTGCCGATGAAGTTCGCCGTCTAGCTGAGGATTCACAAAATTCTACGAAACAGATTGCTAGTATCCTTGGAGAAATTCGCAGTAAAGCTCAACAGGCTGCTCAATTTGTGAACGGTTCACAAGGCGTTGTTACTTCAAGTCTTGAAGCAACACAGAAAACCGCTGATAACTTTAGCCAAATTCTTTTGAATACCGATCAAGTTGCCGTACAATCTTCACAAGTCCAAGAATTGATCAATCAATTGTACGAGTCTACCGGTTATATTGTTGGAGAAATCCAATCTGTTTCAGGAATAGCAGAAACATCAAGTGGATCTGTTGAAGAAGTTCTAGCATCTGTTGAAGAACAACATCGATGTGTGGAAGAAGTAGTTGAAAGCTTCAATCAGTTCGAGGCCCTAACCTCAGAACTGAATAATCTTGTAAAAGAATAA
- a CDS encoding VOC family protein: protein MITGIEHTGIMVSNMDESIEFYTKILGLKLLDRFDHTSVPVELAFLGVNEKVLVELIAGYTGEVTNEGKVHHIAFSVTNIEEKYEQLIEKGVAMKDKEITELPNGKYFFFYGPDEESLEFFESK, encoded by the coding sequence ATGATTACAGGAATTGAACACACAGGTATTATGGTATCTAACATGGATGAATCAATCGAATTTTACACCAAGATACTTGGTCTCAAACTTTTAGATCGCTTTGACCACACGAGTGTTCCAGTAGAGTTAGCCTTTTTGGGAGTAAATGAAAAAGTACTCGTGGAATTGATCGCTGGTTATACTGGTGAAGTTACGAACGAAGGGAAAGTCCATCACATCGCGTTTTCTGTAACGAACATCGAAGAGAAGTATGAACAATTAATAGAAAAAGGTGTTGCGATGAAAGATAAAGAAATTACAGAACTTCCAAATGGAAAATACTTTTTCTTTTATGGTCCTGACGAAGAGTCGCTTGAGTTTTTTGAAAGTAAATAG
- a CDS encoding NUDIX domain-containing protein, protein MYCICLNETGHLLVIEKNGGPYKNRFDLPGGTPEENESEYETVVREVLEETGYHVLSGVKLGERCYELPWKYKQWNLSRHTAVYYVCTIDADYKLPIADIPLQDSIGIQWIEPQELIEDWCSPLVWEAVQYVSSKSLPTKRKTYYSWDVLGQTLYPKS, encoded by the coding sequence ATTTATTGTATATGTTTAAATGAAACGGGACACCTGCTTGTGATCGAAAAAAATGGCGGTCCTTATAAAAATCGATTTGACCTTCCTGGCGGTACACCTGAAGAAAACGAATCAGAATACGAGACTGTCGTCCGTGAAGTTTTAGAAGAAACAGGATATCACGTATTGAGTGGCGTGAAACTGGGAGAACGCTGCTACGAACTTCCGTGGAAATACAAGCAGTGGAATCTGTCACGACATACTGCTGTTTATTATGTATGTACAATTGATGCAGATTACAAATTACCTATTGCAGACATACCTCTTCAAGATTCAATCGGCATTCAGTGGATTGAACCTCAGGAATTAATAGAAGATTGGTGTTCCCCTCTCGTATGGGAAGCCGTTCAATATGTATCATCAAAAAGTTTACCCACTAAAAGGAAGACGTATTATTCTTGGGATGTGCTGGGACAAACACTATATCCAAAATCATAA
- a CDS encoding GntR family transcriptional regulator: protein MKTRNKPNKQQYAYQVIRSRILDGRYPPGHKLVIDQLARELQTSAIPVREAIRLLEADSLISFKPYSGAIVTPFDEQAYLETLSVLAVLEGFATAESSIYFPHEKLKDLRAYTRLMEDALDDLDFSLFSNYNKEFHKLTYRYCTNQFLMEQIHSTWERLGTVRKQGTTMKPSRMKRSIAEHYQLIEMLENREDPKKIETFTRNHKLNTLKAFLEDESQNNLKEMKK from the coding sequence ATGAAGACTCGAAATAAACCAAACAAACAGCAATATGCTTACCAAGTCATCCGTTCTCGTATTTTAGATGGCAGGTATCCGCCTGGTCACAAACTTGTAATCGACCAACTAGCAAGGGAACTTCAAACGAGTGCCATACCTGTTCGTGAAGCGATCAGATTGCTTGAAGCGGATTCCTTAATTTCATTTAAACCTTATTCGGGAGCGATTGTAACCCCGTTCGATGAACAAGCATATTTAGAAACACTATCCGTTTTAGCCGTATTGGAAGGTTTTGCGACTGCAGAATCATCTATCTACTTTCCTCATGAAAAGCTTAAAGATTTAAGAGCGTATACAAGACTTATGGAAGATGCCCTTGATGATCTTGATTTTTCTCTCTTCTCCAACTACAACAAAGAATTTCACAAACTTACTTACCGTTATTGCACCAATCAATTTTTAATGGAACAGATTCATTCAACATGGGAAAGATTAGGGACAGTCCGAAAACAAGGAACAACGATGAAACCATCAAGAATGAAGCGTTCCATTGCTGAACATTATCAACTGATTGAGATGCTCGAAAATAGAGAAGACCCAAAGAAGATTGAGACTTTTACAAGGAATCATAAATTGAATACGCTAAAAGCATTTCTCGAGGATGAATCTCAAAATAATCTTAAGGAGATGAAAAAATGA
- a CDS encoding late competence development ComFB family protein, translating to MNVKNAMEILVDEALKNYWGQLQLPCKCEICKADVFAITLNNLPPRYVSNEDGYAFVKAQNFDDQSRVNILNQIVKATGIVATRPSHELKPSPATE from the coding sequence ATGAATGTAAAAAATGCAATGGAAATCCTAGTAGACGAAGCACTAAAAAATTATTGGGGACAACTTCAACTTCCATGCAAATGTGAGATTTGTAAAGCAGATGTATTTGCCATTACTCTCAATAATTTGCCTCCCCGCTATGTGTCAAATGAAGATGGCTATGCTTTTGTAAAAGCACAAAACTTCGATGACCAATCAAGGGTTAATATTCTAAATCAGATCGTAAAAGCAACTGGCATCGTAGCAACACGTCCTTCACACGAATTAAAACCATCTCCTGCTACTGAGTAG
- the hpaE gene encoding 5-carboxymethyl-2-hydroxymuconate semialdehyde dehydrogenase, which produces MKPEIKEMIQHYIDGQFVSGHKGDFFVNVNPYTNEKINTVSEGTKEDINLAAKAAKEAFKQGPWGKMKQEKRLQYIYKIAELIDRDIEEIALLESYDTGLPIAQTRKMVGRAADNFRFYAEMVKNRMSGEAYHVDDEFMNYTIQKPVGVAGLITPWNAPFMLETWKIAPALATGNTVILKPAEWSPLTANKLAELVDEAGLPHGVFNVVHGFGETAGASLVAHEDVQLISFTGETKTGSEIMRNGAASLKRFSMELGGKSPIIVFDDCDFERALDACVWGIFSFNGERCTANSRLFVHESIKNEFVARLKERVDNIIVGDPSDPETEVGPLIHTEHYENVKRYLQIAANEGAEVYSQTLSESHKKGNFVAPTLLLNVKNDMTVAQEEIFGPVLSVMTFKDEAEVIDYANDIKYGLAGYVWTNDMKKGLRVANAVEAGMLWVNSQNVRDLRIPFGGSKNSGIGREGGHYAFEFYTEMKVVHVALADHHIQQFGKKKQTLQTEAKH; this is translated from the coding sequence ATGAAGCCGGAAATTAAAGAGATGATTCAGCACTATATTGACGGGCAGTTTGTTTCAGGGCATAAAGGAGACTTTTTCGTTAATGTCAATCCATATACGAACGAAAAGATCAACACGGTAAGTGAAGGTACGAAAGAAGACATTAATCTAGCAGCTAAAGCGGCAAAAGAAGCCTTTAAGCAAGGACCTTGGGGCAAGATGAAGCAGGAAAAGCGTCTTCAATATATTTATAAGATTGCCGAGCTGATCGACCGTGACATTGAAGAGATTGCTTTGCTGGAATCATACGATACAGGACTTCCGATTGCTCAAACGAGAAAAATGGTAGGTCGTGCAGCAGATAACTTTAGATTTTATGCTGAAATGGTAAAAAACCGTATGTCGGGTGAAGCGTATCACGTAGATGACGAGTTCATGAACTATACGATCCAAAAGCCTGTAGGCGTAGCAGGGCTAATCACACCGTGGAATGCACCTTTCATGCTAGAAACATGGAAGATTGCCCCGGCTCTTGCGACAGGAAACACCGTCATCTTAAAACCTGCAGAATGGTCACCATTGACGGCTAACAAACTAGCAGAACTTGTTGATGAAGCAGGGCTGCCTCATGGGGTATTTAACGTCGTGCATGGTTTTGGTGAAACAGCTGGTGCGTCCCTTGTTGCTCACGAAGATGTGCAGCTGATCTCGTTTACAGGAGAGACAAAGACGGGTTCAGAGATTATGAGAAACGGAGCCGCCTCGCTTAAGCGCTTTTCTATGGAGCTTGGAGGAAAGTCACCGATTATCGTATTTGATGATTGTGATTTTGAACGCGCGCTTGACGCTTGTGTATGGGGAATCTTTTCTTTTAATGGGGAAAGATGTACAGCGAATTCCCGATTATTTGTTCATGAATCGATTAAGAATGAGTTTGTTGCCCGCTTAAAGGAGAGGGTGGATAACATTATCGTTGGTGATCCATCTGATCCAGAAACAGAAGTCGGACCTCTCATCCATACAGAACACTATGAAAATGTGAAGCGTTACCTGCAGATCGCTGCAAATGAGGGGGCTGAAGTATACAGCCAGACTCTCTCTGAATCTCACAAAAAAGGAAACTTTGTCGCGCCAACTCTTCTGTTGAACGTGAAAAACGATATGACAGTCGCACAAGAAGAAATCTTTGGACCTGTTTTGTCTGTTATGACGTTTAAAGACGAAGCAGAAGTGATTGATTACGCAAATGATATCAAGTATGGCCTCGCTGGTTATGTGTGGACGAACGATATGAAAAAAGGTCTTCGCGTTGCTAACGCTGTTGAAGCCGGCATGCTGTGGGTGAATTCGCAAAACGTTCGTGACCTTCGTATTCCGTTCGGTGGATCCAAGAATTCTGGAATCGGTCGTGAAGGCGGCCATTACGCGTTTGAGTTTTACACAGAGATGAAAGTGGTGCATGTTGCACTCGCAGATCATCACATTCAGCAATTTGGAAAGAAAAAACAAACGCTTCAGACGGAAGCGAAACATTAA
- a CDS encoding fumarylacetoacetate hydrolase family protein → MKHARVIFEGREQKGTIVDDVITFSSGKTAKVSEIDTWLPPFQPNKMIGLALNYADHADELGLEKPAEPVLFIKPNSSLVGHKGKVFYPDGATYMHYENELAVVIGKEGRNIKAENAMEFVSGYTIANDVTVRDFVNNWYRPPVRAKGHDTFGPMGPFYVDAADIPDVTNLELRTYVNGELRQQGNTKDLMYSIPEIIEFVSSFMTLEPNDVIWTGTPKGISHVHPGDVVRLEIDYLGSLENTIVDGRTEKVPTGGKDHEAGN, encoded by the coding sequence ATGAAACATGCACGCGTGATATTTGAAGGAAGAGAACAAAAAGGAACAATTGTTGATGATGTGATTACGTTCTCATCTGGTAAAACGGCAAAAGTAAGTGAGATCGACACATGGCTGCCTCCTTTTCAGCCGAACAAAATGATCGGCCTCGCACTAAATTATGCAGATCATGCTGATGAACTAGGACTTGAAAAGCCGGCAGAACCTGTTCTGTTTATCAAACCAAACTCGTCACTTGTAGGACACAAAGGAAAAGTGTTCTATCCAGATGGTGCAACTTACATGCACTATGAAAATGAACTTGCCGTTGTTATTGGTAAAGAGGGAAGAAACATTAAAGCTGAAAATGCGATGGAATTTGTAAGCGGTTACACCATTGCAAACGACGTAACTGTGCGTGACTTTGTAAATAACTGGTACCGTCCGCCTGTCCGTGCAAAAGGGCACGACACGTTTGGTCCGATGGGTCCTTTTTATGTAGATGCTGCTGATATTCCGGATGTTACAAACCTTGAACTGCGCACGTATGTAAACGGGGAACTTAGACAGCAAGGGAACACAAAAGACTTGATGTATTCAATCCCTGAAATCATTGAATTTGTGTCATCATTCATGACGCTTGAACCAAATGATGTGATCTGGACGGGTACACCAAAAGGAATTTCTCACGTTCACCCTGGTGATGTTGTAAGACTTGAGATTGATTATCTTGGGTCACTTGAAAACACGATTGTTGATGGACGCACAGAAAAGGTGCCAACTGGAGGGAAGGATCATGAAGCCGGAAATTAA
- a CDS encoding MDR family MFS transporter translates to MRGFLTKWHPAVLVIVAGTLFTRAAFFMTMPFLAIYLYSVKGIEPATVGLIIGISALTGTFGGFFGGYLSDRIGRLPVMTVAIFTWSAVFVGFAIADQVWHFFLLNMLNGLCRSWFEPISRALLADVTTKENRLRVFNARYFAINVGAAIGPVVGTQLGTTSSTKAFYITAIAYLLYALVIVITLKGHSSELQAGEERKFSMKSAILVLSKDKVLAFFLIGNTIVMMAQSQMDTTLAQYIGNAPQFENGVKLFAYLVVTNAVTVLLLQFPVTNYVKRFQPMNALRFGSFAFSLALLGFGLSTSWIFLVISMVFLTVGEIIVFVMSDVLLDDLAPEHMRGTYFGAMSFRSIGFSAGPWIGGLLLSTFGFEHGFYVFGCLTLISLLSLPFFQYGEGIRKSLAEQQSVST, encoded by the coding sequence ATGAGGGGTTTTCTAACGAAGTGGCATCCTGCTGTTCTAGTGATTGTAGCAGGCACCCTTTTTACAAGAGCGGCATTTTTTATGACAATGCCCTTTCTAGCGATTTATTTGTATAGTGTAAAAGGAATTGAGCCTGCTACAGTAGGTTTGATTATTGGCATCAGTGCCCTTACTGGAACATTTGGCGGTTTTTTTGGAGGCTATCTTTCTGATCGTATCGGGCGGCTGCCTGTAATGACAGTCGCTATTTTTACATGGAGTGCTGTGTTTGTTGGGTTTGCTATCGCAGATCAAGTGTGGCATTTCTTTTTGTTAAATATGTTGAACGGACTATGCCGATCTTGGTTTGAACCAATATCCAGGGCTTTGCTTGCAGATGTCACAACAAAGGAAAACCGTCTGCGCGTATTTAACGCTCGATATTTTGCTATCAATGTCGGTGCAGCAATCGGTCCTGTTGTTGGAACACAGCTAGGAACAACTTCCTCGACAAAAGCCTTCTATATCACGGCAATCGCTTATCTTTTATATGCTTTGGTCATCGTGATCACATTAAAAGGACATTCGTCCGAATTACAAGCTGGAGAAGAAAGAAAGTTCTCCATGAAGTCAGCTATCCTTGTACTATCAAAAGACAAAGTGCTTGCATTTTTTCTGATTGGGAACACAATTGTAATGATGGCACAGTCACAAATGGATACTACACTAGCGCAATATATAGGTAATGCGCCGCAATTTGAAAACGGCGTTAAGCTTTTTGCTTATCTGGTCGTAACAAATGCTGTAACTGTCTTGCTTCTGCAGTTTCCTGTCACAAACTATGTCAAACGATTTCAACCGATGAACGCACTTAGGTTTGGAAGTTTTGCATTCAGCCTTGCGCTACTGGGTTTCGGTTTGTCGACGAGCTGGATTTTTCTTGTTATCTCTATGGTTTTTTTAACGGTTGGAGAAATTATAGTCTTTGTGATGAGTGATGTGCTTCTCGACGACTTAGCGCCGGAGCATATGAGGGGTACATATTTTGGAGCGATGTCATTTCGTTCTATAGGGTTTAGTGCAGGGCCTTGGATTGGCGGATTGCTACTAAGCACGTTTGGATTTGAACATGGATTTTACGTGTTTGGCTGCTTAACTCTTATTTCACTTCTGTCTTTACCGTTTTTTCAGTATGGAGAAGGTATTCGTAAATCACTTGCAGAGCAACAATCTGTTTCAACTTAA
- a CDS encoding toprim domain-containing protein, translated as MTGYIVEGKSDQLKVQSVHPHAHFVILNGISFRIKERRAIEEALILCDEVYVLTDPDEPGDKIALKIMETYPEIKRIHIDPNKARNVREHRYKYGVEYCSNQYLKETLPGI; from the coding sequence ATGACCGGATACATCGTTGAAGGCAAAAGTGATCAACTGAAAGTGCAAAGTGTTCATCCCCATGCCCATTTTGTCATTTTAAACGGGATATCGTTTCGTATTAAAGAGAGAAGAGCAATTGAAGAAGCATTAATCCTTTGTGATGAAGTTTATGTATTAACAGACCCTGATGAGCCCGGTGATAAAATCGCATTAAAAATCATGGAAACCTATCCAGAGATCAAGCGAATTCATATTGATCCAAATAAAGCACGCAATGTAAGAGAACATCGCTATAAATATGGTGTTGAATATTGCTCTAATCAGTATTTAAAAGAAACGCTCCCTGGAATCTAG